The genomic DNA aaaatacaatcaaaatcaaactcagatccaacaggtcggcagctgatatgatcccctaacacactcgAAAAAATATTGTGCGTACATTGTTTCAGTTTATcctgataaaatccaaaaagattttcttttctcactttatttttcgacaaccgatgttggGAATTGGAAGTTCAAAGCCCAAGTGCAGAACATGTCAGTGTTTTGATGTGGGATGGGTAAGCTGAAGATTGGTATACAGTGATTAGTATATTGTTTGAAAGTTAATATGTGTTTGGAAGTTTGTAATGTTCAAAAGTTCATTCATTTGAACTGTTTTTCAGAATGAAACGTCAGAAAacttcataaatctgatcatccaaggccattaatttggacttggtgggtcaaacagttgaccaaggtcattgacttggacttggtcagcTGGGTGTGACAGTGTTTAATCTGGAAATTGCAAAAAATGAAATTTTCTTGAAATATCAAATGTGTGACCGTTTGAATTAACCATAAAGTTTGAAAAGGGCATGACCGTTTGAAACATATTCATGCCATTTGAAAAGCTGTGTCCGTTTGAAACTTTCAAACGGAAGGGCCAAAGCTTTAAACAGCTCTTGGTTCCGTTTGAAGAGGTCATTATCTCCTCACACCATTTCAAACGATCAAGGCGATTTCAAACGTTCACCCTAAGAATTCGATTTCTGTCGTTATTCTGCCCAAATTTCAACCGGATCTTGTGTTTTTTCATTGGTTAGGTCAATTCTAAACATGGTGAAGGTAAGTCTCTGAACAAGTTTTATCGTATTTTGCTTAATTTCAATGTCGGCGATAATCTGTTACTAATATCTTAGTTCTAGGGCTTATCTTTGTTTAAAAATGTCATCTAATCAGTAGGGTAGTGTTGGATTTGATCATAGTTTATTGATTTTCAGTTTGTTTGATCAGATTCATGTTGATTGAATGTTAGTCGAGTCTGCAGGTCTTTCATATGTAGATCTAGGAGGTTTTAGAGGGTTTTATCTGATGAAATTTATATCAGTGTACTCGGATTCCAACGGAGAACAAACCCTTATCTTTAATTTGTTTGATTTGATCTGATCTAAGAGAGTGTTTAGGGTTTGAACAGTATTTCAAACGACAGGTTAGTGACCGTTTGAGGGATACCCGTTTGAGAGATACTTGGTTGAGAGATGTCCGTTTGAGGGATAACCTTTTGAGAGATGTCCGTTTGAGGGATACCCGTTTGAAGGTCGTGTACGTTTGAGGGATTCAGTTTGAAAGTGGACCGTTTGAAATAGATCCGTTTGAATGTTGTCAGTTTGAAATCGATCTGTTTTGAATGCTGCTCATTTGAAAGCTATCCGTTTGAGAGTTATTCATTTGAgaaatgtttatttttttaagtgtCTGTTTGAATTGAATTTTACAAGAGTGTGTATGTTTTGATGTCTATAAGCTGGAATTTGTTATAATTGTATCTAAATGGGTTGTATGATTGTGTTTTTGTAGCCAACCTCAGTATTGTTCAATCCTATTCATAATGTGTGCTGTAGTCTGGATGAGGAGCAAAATCCGATGTTGTCAGAATTCAGAAGTATTCTGGAATTTAtgaggagagtgccaattctgaAGGCATTGACAGAGAAACGTTTAGTGTTCAGATCTCATATTAAACGCTTTTGGAAGCATGCATCTTATGATGATCAAAACAAAACAATCAACTCAGTTGTTAAGATAAATGATGAAAAGAAACCAATTGTCATTCAGAAGCGGTTGTTCGAGAAGTAATTGAGTTCCCGGACGAAGAGAATTCGCCAACAAAATTGCCAGAAAAGATGGTTAAGGGCTGTATGCTAAGAATGGGATATGCTGGTGACTTAAACAGTGCAAGTTATTTGAAGTCAAAATTCACAAAGCCATACAAGTTTCTTATTCATGCTGTGTTGATAGCAATGAGTCACCAGAAAGGAGGATTTGATATAATGCGTGACTATTTGATGAACATGGTTGTAGCTCTTGTATTGAACAAAAAATAAAACTTCTCTCATACTGTTTTCTATTATATGGTTGATGAAATAGTTTCGGACAGGAAGACTTGGTTATATCCAAGATTTGTGCAGATGATATTGGATCATGCATATCCTAATTTGAATAGAGATGAGGAAAATGATCTGTTGGTGTTATCGCACATGGATAATGATTCTATTAGATCTTTAGCCAGATATCATCCAAAACATCCAGAGCCAACAAAATCTGCTGAATTATTTGGAGCTATTAAAGATAGTAATTATCAGGATCCTGATCCTGAAAATCATGAACATTGGAGAaacgaagaagaaagaaaagagaagGGTTATGCTGAAGAGCTGAAAATTCTTAAAAATTTCATATAAAAAAGAAGTGAATGGTTCTTAAAGGAACAAAAGAAGAAGACCAGGAAAGTCACTCCTACTGTTAAACAAGTTGAAGAATCTTCTTCACGTCCaaagaaaaaacaaaagaaagcttCTCAAACATCCTTGATCGATGAGCCTGAAGAAGATGATCCAGCTGTGGTAACTGCAGAGAAAGAACAAGTGACAGCTACAACTGATGATCCATTTAATGTTGATGTGTTATTTGATGCACATGTTTTGGAAACAGGGCCAGAAGTTGTTGCAAACGTTGAACAAGTTGTAAATGTTGAAGCccagaaagagaaagaaaaagttgCTGATGATATTGAGGGTGACGATGTAGATAAAAGcacaacaagttcatcaagttcttcaGATGATGGTATTGATGAAATTGAAATACGGAAAAGAATCCAAGCAGAGATAGAAAAAGAGAAGTTgttaagaaaaagaaagagacaggagaaagatgatgatgatgtctaTGTGCCCTCTCCAGAGCATCTCTCAGGATCACAATCTTCACCAAAAGCTAGAAAGAAAGTGGGAGGTCGCAAGAAAGTAGTTTCTCCAAGAATACGCAAAGTCACTACAAAGAAGTCTCCGAAGATCGTGCTAAAAAAGAAACCAACAAAAGAAAGTAAAAATCCTCCCACACCACCacatcaaccaacaccaccacaatcaccTATTCATCAATCTCCACCCAGACAACCTACTCCACTACAACAATCCTCACCACCTAGACTTCCAACACctccaagacaaccatcaccgattcatcaatcaccaccaccacaacaaactGTATTTACTTCACAAGATTTATTTGGTACACCTCCATTCACCCAAATGCAACCTGGTTTGTCTAGCAGAGGTCTGTATACTCCACAAGATAATCTTCTAGATGTTGGAGATTTTGATTTTGCCAACACTTCACAAGTTAgaaatgttgaaaagaaagttgatgcaGTAATAGCTGAAAACAAGAAGTTAGCTAATGAAAACAAGAAAGTGTCTGATAGAGAAAGACTTCTTGAGGCGTGTGTGAAGAAGTTAGAGAATGAAAATCAAgagttggtgaaaaagattgatGCTGATCAGTCTGAGATTGATATTTTAAAAGTACgtgttgctgagcttgaagaagaaAAGTCTAGAAGAGATAGTCAGAATGAATACTTCAAGTTAAGAAATAAAGAACTGGAAGCAGCTAAAAAGGCAAGAGATCATGAGTTCTACATGCTAAACAAAGTCGTTGAAAGTATGCTTGGAACGTCTATAGAAGAAAAGTTTGAAGAGCTGCAAGTTGAAGAAA from Helianthus annuus cultivar XRQ/B chromosome 7, HanXRQr2.0-SUNRISE, whole genome shotgun sequence includes the following:
- the LOC118480190 gene encoding histone-lysine N-methyltransferase SETD1B-like — encoded protein: MGYAGDLNSASYLKSKFTKPYKFLIHAVLIAMSHQKGGFDIMRDYLMNMVVALEQKKKTRKVTPTVKQVEESSSRPKKKQKKASQTSLIDEPEEDDPAVVTAEKEQVTATTDDPFNVDVLFDAHVLETGPEVVANVEQVVNVEAQKEKEKVADDIEGDDVDKSTTSSSSSSDDGIDEIEIRKRIQAEIEKEKLLRKRKRQEKDDDDVYVPSPEHLSGSQSSPKARKKVGGRKKVVSPRIRKVTTKKSPKIVLKKKPTKESKNPPTPPHQPTPPQSPIHQSPPRQPTPLQQSSPPRLPTPPRQPSPIHQSPPPQQTVFTSQDLFGTPPFTQMQPGLSSRGLYTPQDNLLDVGDFDFANTSQVRNVEKKVDAVIAENKKLANENKKVSDRERLLEACVKKLENENQELVKKIDADQSEIDILKVRVAELEEEKSRRDSQNEYFKLRNKELEAAKKARDHEFYMLNKVVESMLGTSIEEKFEELQVEEIRAQRQAEIEKQMQDKGKGVEGSSAVTERSIVPSMVTENPEPISAISWLFEDETHLAELEGSSSDDDDEEEEEEGKEDKDEKVFSASSHSSEEDDDDDDDVASGGIGLRVTEGSSEQDVDNLMNDTVNEESGEASGKGESSKSQIVEHSEALFLSLDVYREMLQDVNPEIKFDFEEELESFDINQQPEYSYKYVEEADKYDRV